GGGTACTCCGCGCCACTCGTCGAGCGTCCGCGGCGCACGGGACAGTCCGAGGAAGCGGCGGTAGAAGGTCCCGGTCTCGTGGACTCCGCGCCTCCCCGGCCCTCGGCCGTGTGGAGAAGGGAGCGCGGGGGAGGCGGCAGCGACTCGAGGAGCGCGACGAGCGACTCGCCGTGCGCGGCGAAGTCGGAGGCGGAGAGCCAGAGGCAGGGGGACGGGTCGAAGTCGTGGTCGCGGGAGAGGTCGTCGTCGAAGCCGAAGCACTCGGAGCCCTCGCCGACGAGGCCGGCCGCGGTCCGCGGGAGGAGGTCCGGAACGCGCGTGGCGACGGCCGGCGCGACGACGCCATCCCAGTGGGAGCGCGAGATCTCGAGGCCCTTCACGCGGAGAGTCGCCGCGCCCGGGCGTACGATCCCCGGCCGTGAGAAGAGAGATCCAGGACGCCCTCGAGCTCGGCCGGGCAGACCGCTGGGACGAGGCGATCGCGAAGCTGAAGCGCGTCGTCGACGAGGAGCCGACGGCCGACCACTGGGCGTACCTCGGGACGACGTACCGTTCGTGCAGCCGTTGGGACGAAGCCGACGAGGCCTACGGGAGGGCGCTCGCGCTGGACCGGTGTCACGTGGGGGCCCTCTGGGGCCTCGGCCTCTCGCGGGGGATGCAGGGAGACACGGCGGGGGCCGCGGAAGATGCTCGGGCGGGCCGTCGCGGTGGCGCCGCGCTTCGCCCCGCCGCGTTTCCAGCTCGCCCTCACGCTCCTCGAGCTCGGCGACACGGAGGCGGCCCTCGCGCACGCCGCGGCCGTGCGCGACCTCGACGGGCGGTACGCGGCGAAGCTCGACGCGATCCTGGGCGAGCGGGGACTCCTTCCCGGCTGACATCAGATCGCGTCCGGGACCTTCGCCCGCTCCTTCGCCTCGACCTCCTCGAGCGTCCCCTTCGCGAGCCGCCGGAAGAGAGTCTCGTACCGCTCCCGGGCGAGGTTCCGGCCCGCCTCGCGGGCGGCGAGGGTGTCGCGGTAGAGGAGCATGATCGTCGGGTCCGAGAGCGTGCCGAGCTCGCACGCGAGGGCCCGCGCGAAGTCGGAGAGCGCGCCGCGGAACGTGAACGGGAAGCCCTCCGTCAGCTCCGCCATCCACGCCGTCTCGATCGCGACGATCCGCGGCACGAAGGCATTCGAGGGCGGGGCCGGCGCGGCCTCTTCCATCCGGGAGTGCTTCTCGCCGACGAGGTTCCGGCCGGCGAGACGGGCCACCCGCAGCTCGCCGAGGTAGGTGCGGAGAGTGTCGGGCGAGAGGGCGGAGAGCGTGATCTCCCGCATCGTCCGGTAGCCGCCGGGGCGTTCCTGGCAGAGCTCGGGCCGGCCGGCGATCGCCTCCATCATCATTTCCCACTCGTGCTGGACGATCTCCTCGACGAGCGCTTCGGGACCGGGCACAGGCGGGAGCGTCACGAGGCGCCTCCCGCCTCGAGGGCAGCCCTCTCCCGCCCCCCCGCCTCGACCTCGGCGATCGTCCCCTTCCCGAGCCTGCGGAAGAGGTTTTCGTACCGCTCGCGGACGAGGTTCCGGCCGCTCTCGCGGGCCGCGAGGACGTCGCGGTAGAGGAGCGTCAGTGTCGAGTCGGAGTACGTCTCCAGCTCGCACGCCTCGTAACGCGCGAAGTACGCCATCGAGGCCTGGAACGTGGCGGGGAAGTCCGCACAGAGCTCCCTCATCCACTCCAGCTCGATCGCGACGATCCGGGGGATGAGCGGGCACTCCGAGACGGGGGAGATCTTCTCCTCCATGCGGGCGTACTTCTCGGTGACGAGGTTCCGGCCCTCGGCGAAGGCGTTCCTCAGGTCGCCGAGGTACGAGGCAAGCGTGTCCCGCGAGAGGACGGAGTGGCTCATCTCGCGCATCGCGCGAAACGTGCCGGGCCGCTCCTGGCAGAGCGAGCGGCCGTCCGAGACGACCGCCTTCATCATGTCCCACTCGCGCTCGACGATTTCTTCGACGAGGGTGTCGCGTTCCGGAAGGGAGATCGCGGGCATCTGGTTCCTCCGTCGCGGCGCGCGCCGCGGTCAGGCGTCGGGGTTGGGCGTCTCGCCGAGGGCCTCGAGGAGCCGCGAGGCGGCGAGGTCGACGGGCTCGAGCGCGCGGAGCGCACCCACGAGCTGGTAGTAGGCGGAGCGGACGTCGTCGGCGATCGCGTTCGCGTCGATGCCGCCGGAGCAGAGCCCCTTCTGGCAATCGAGGGCCTCGCGGTCGAGGACGAGCGCCGCGACCAGACGTTTCACCGTCGGTGCAGTTCTCATCTTCGCTTTCCCGAGGGCCCAGTCCGCCCGAGGCCAAGGTAGGGCGCGAATCGGCGATCCGCAAGTCCTTTCGGCGGTGTCGCCTGGCGTGACAGGGGGTGTCACGTCCGGAGACACGCGCCGAGGGCCAGAGCTCGCAAAGGCGGCGGCCCGCTCGCGGAGCGGGAGGTGCGTCAGGTTTAGTGATCACGAAATGGCGAGGGGGACGGGGACGGTGGGGCGTGCACGTGTCACGGACGGAGACATGGGGACCGGGCGAGAGCTGTATTCGCCGGGAGACGTCAACCCGCCTGCGTACAGACACTTGGCCGGTCCTGGCGGACGGGCGAAGGAGGTGGCAACACCCTTGCGATGGGGGAAGCGAAACGAAACTGGACCCAGTCGGCCCAGACAGCCCAACCGGAAGCAGCGAAGAATCAGGAGGGTTTCGATGCCGAAGAAACTGAAGGAAGTACTGGCGGACGCCGGCGTCTCGATGGAGAACGAGGCCGGGGGTCACGCCCCCAAGAGCCTCACCGACCGGGAGGTCAAGAAGGCGCCGCACCCGCGCGTCGAGAAGCTGCGGGACGTCTTCATGCAGACGCTCTCGTCGGCCAACAACGAGTTCCCGTACTGGTACACGCGCGAGTACTTCCTGCACGACAACGAGATCCCGGTCGTGCGCCGCGCGATGGCCCTGAAGGCCGCCTTCTCGCACACGACGCCCGTGATCTTCCCGGGCGAGCTCCTCGTCATGCACAAGGCGCCGTTCTTCCGCGGCTCCTTCCCGATGCCGTGGCTCTCCGAGGGCTTCTACATGGCCAAGGAGGACGAGCTCTACCAGGATGCGCTGAAGCGCGGCTCCACGTCGGTCGACGAGCACTCCAAGTTCGGCCAGGGCGGCGGCAACGTCGTCAAGAGCTTCGGCAAGGTCGTCAGCGTCGCCGGCAAATTCGGCGTGAGGCAGGAAGAGATCCCCGCCCTCCTCAAGATCGCACGCTCGTGGGTCGGGAAGTCCGTCGACGACCTCGGCCACAAGTACGAGACGATGGTCCCCGGCTACGAGACCAAGGAAGCGATCATGCGGAACATCGTCTGCATGTTCGACTCCGGCTACACGCTCCCGCAGGGGCGCGAGGTCATCAACTACTACTACCCGCTCCACCTCGGGTTCGACGGCATCATCGCCCTCGCGAAGGAGATGAAGGCCAAGGTCGCCGGCCGCGCCGACGGCGACGGCCTCACCGGTATGAACCGCCTCTACAACTACGAGGCGGTCATCATCGCGACCGAAGGCCTCCAGGCCTGGGTCCGCAACTACGCCAAGGAAGCGCGCCGCCTCGAGTCGATCGAGAAGGACGCCGTCCAGAAGGCCGAGTACAAGGGAATCGCCGAGCGCCTCGAGTGGCTCGAGCACAACGCCCCCCGGACCTTCATCGAAGCCTTCCAGATGATCGAGACGATGCACCTGGCCGTCCTGAACGAGGACGCCATCTCGGGGATGTCCCCGGGCCGCATCGCCCAGGTCCTCTTCCCCTGGTTCGACCAGGACATCAAGGCGGGCCGGATCACCGAGGACGAGGTCGTCGAGCTCCTCGAGCTCGACCGCGTCGTGAAGACCTCCATCGACTGCTTCGCCTCGGCGGGCGTCGTCGGCGGCGTCCTCTCCGGCAACACGTTCAACACCGTGTCGTGCGGCGGCCTCCAGAAGAACGGGAACCACGCCTGCAACCGGCTCGAGTACCTCCTCCTCGAGGCGGGTATGCGGAACGTGATGCCGCAATCGACCCTCGCGGTCCTCTACGACGAGAAGCTCCCCGAGGACTACCTGCTGCTCGCCACCGAGTGCATCAAGACCGGCGGCGGCTACCCGGCGTTCATGAACAACCAGGTCGGCATGGAGTTCCTCAAGCACCACTACGGCCCCGAGGGGATGGACATCGAGGACGCGCGCGCCTGGGCGATCGGCGGCTGCCTCGAGAGCTCGGCCTGCACCTGGAAGCCGATCACGCTGAACGGGACGACCTACTGGATCCCGGGCGGCGCCGGCCAGCCGACCTCCGTCGGCGTCCACTTCATCTCGATGCCGAAGATCCTCGAGCTGACGCTGTGGGACGGCGTCGACCAGCGGACCGGCGAGCGCGTCTTCAAGGCGCACGGCAGGAAGCTCGAGACGTTCGACGAGCTCTTCGCCCAGTTCAAGCTCTACTGGCAGGAAGCCGTCCACATCCTGGACCTGACGAACAACATCCAGCACGACATCTGGCGCAAGAACAACATGGCGGTCATCAACTCGTACATGAAGCCCGACTGCCTCGACAAGGGCCACCTCATCAACGAGCTCGGCTACCGCTACAACGCGACCTACAACGTCGAATCCGCCGGGACGATCACGATGATCAACTCGATGGCGGCCCTCAAGAAGATCGTCTACGACGACAGGAAGGTCTCCCTCGACGAGTACCGGACGGCGATGAAGGACAACTTCGGCTTCAAGACGGCGAAGGAAGTCAACTCCTTCTCGCTCGCCGACCAGGAGAAGCGCGAGGACGGCCCCGGCAAGTGGGACAAGCTCCACTTCATGGCGCTGCAGGCGCCGAAGTACGGCAACGACGACGCGTACGTCGACAACATCCTCCTCGAGTGGGAAAACTTCTTCTGCAAGGACTGCTACAACTACGAGTCGCTCAACGCCAAGCCGCTCTACGCGTGCCAGATCTCGGTCTCCACGCACGGCGCCATGGGCTCGGCGACGATCGCGACCGCCGACGGCCGCCTCGCGGGGACGACGTTCGCCGACGCTTCGCTGTCGGCCTTCCCGGGCACGGACCGCAACGGCCCGTACGCGCTCCTGAACTCCGCCGCGATCTGGGACCACAGCATGTCGCAGAACTCCCAGCTCAACATCAAGATCCACCCGAGCGCGATCCAGGGCGACGAGGGCGCGAAGAAGCTCCTCGACCTCACCCGGGCCTACATGCGCAAGGGCGGCTTCCACGTCCAGTACAACATCGTCGACTCCAAGGTCCTCAAGGACGCCCAGAAGAACCCGCAGAACTACCGTGACCTGATGGTCCGCGTCGCCGGGTTCACGCAGTACTGGGTCGAGATCGGCAAGCCGGTCCAGGACGAGCTCATCGCCCGGACCGAGTACGAGGGGGTTTGAAATGGAAATGCTGCACCACCGCGACTGCCGCAACTTCGCCGCGGTCGACGTCGCCAAGGGAATCTGCCACCGCACGAAGAACATGGTCCCGGCCGACGGGGACCGCTGCGAAGAGTGCGTCGCCACGCCGAAGTGCAAGGGCTGCCGCAACTTCACCGCCGACGCGAAGATCGTGGAGATGGGGGTCTGCGAGGCCTCGACCGCCACGCCGAAGTTCTTCGCCTACCCCGACATGGTCGCCCTGACCTGCGAGATGTTCCGCGAGCAGTAATCTCAAACTGACGGACCGGGCCGGGGGCGCCGCGTGGCGTCCCCGGCCCCTCGTCCGTGTCAGCCTCCGGCGGGACGGGTTTCGGGGCCGGAGAGAGACGAAAAGAGAGAGCGCATGGAAGACAGGAAAGCCATCCTCTACGGCCGCCTGGTGGTCTTCGCCTCCTGGCTGGCCGTCTTCTGTCTCTTCGGATATCGCGCGACGTTCGCGATCCTGAAGGGACCCATCGGCGTGACGATGGGCTGGTCCACGGCCCAGGTCACCCTCGGCTACTCGCTGATGATGGTCGTCTACGCCGTGACGGCGTACTTCTCCGGGATGATCCTCGACAAGTGGGGGACGAAGCCCGTCTACGCGATCGCCGCCGTCTTCGGCGGCCTCGGCTTCATCCTGACGTCGATGATCAACGTCCACGCGGCGTACCTCTTCACGTTCGGCGTCCTCGGCGGCATCGCCACCGGCATGCTCTGGGTCACGTCGACGGTCTCGGTCCGCAAGTGGTACGTCGGCAAGTCGTACGCGACGATGTGGGGCTTCGCCTTCGCGGGCGCCCCGATGGCGCAGTTCGTCCTCGCCCAGGTCGTCAAGCCCAAGCTCGGCGCCGCCCAGAAGGGGCTCGACGAGGCGGTCAAGGCGATCCTGCCGAACGCGGACGCCCTCCAGGGCAAGGAGCTCGCCACGGCGATCGCCGGCAAGCTCAAGGAGCCCGGGACCCTCGAGATCCCGGCGGTCAGGGACGCGCTCGCGACCCTCACCGCCGCCTGGCGCGGCGAGATGATGGTCCTCGGGGTCATCGTCTTCGCAGCCCTCGTCCTCGCCGTCATCGTCGCCAAGCAGTCCCCCGACTCCTACGGCATGAAGCCGTTCGGCGGGATGCCGGCTCCCGCGGGCGGAGCGGCTCCGGCCGCCGAGTACGACTGGGGCGTCGGCGAGGCGTTCTCGAAGTACGCGATCTGGGCCGCGATCCTCACGTTCCTCACGTCGATGATGGCCGAGTTCCTCATCTGGACGCAGGTCGTCAGCTACTGGACGCAGGACGTCGGCTTCAGCCTCGCCAAGGCCACGCAGACCTACGCCGTCATCGGCCTCATCGGCATCTTCTCGATGCCGATCATGGGCAAGATCGCGGACAAGGTCGTCGCGGTCATGGGGAACGAGGTCAAGGGGCGCAAGGCGATGCTCATGGTCGGCCCGGGCACGGGCGTCCTCGCCTGCCTCTTCCTCCTCGGCACGAAGCAGAGCGACGTCTTCGCCTACGTCGCCTGCTTCATCTTCGCGGTCTACTGGGCGATCGTCCCCGGCGGCGTCGTCGGGTACACGGGCGCCATCTACGGCCGCAAGACCCTCGGCAAGATCTGGGGCCTCGCCACGATGATCGTCATGGGCATCGGGCCGTTCCTCGGCTCGTTCATCGGCGGCTGGCTGAAGGACGTCTCCGGCAGCTACACCTACTCGATCTACTACGCGCTCGGCTCCTTCGTCCTCTCGATCGTCCTCGCGACGACGCTCCCGCTCAAGGCGGAGCCGAAGGTCCGCGTGCCGGTCGGCGCGGCGGTCGCGCCCGGACGCGCGAGCTGACCCGGTATTCCCCGGGGCCTCCCGCCGCGGCCCGGCGGCGGGAGGCCCTCTTCTCCGGCCGGGCACGGGGCAGGCGGGGATCTCCCCGCGGGAGCGGAGGACGCCATGGCAAACGGTGATACCAGGGGACTGGTCTTCGACGTCCAGGGCCATTCGGTCCACGACGGGCCGGGGACGCGGACGACGGTGTTCCTCGCCGGCTGCCCGCTGTCCTGCGTCTGGTGCTGCAACCCCGAGGGGCTCTTCCGCAAGCCCGTCGTCGTCCGCCGCGAGGTCAAGTGCAAGCACTGCGGCCGCTGCGTCGAGGCCTGCCCGCACCACGCCATCACCGTGAACGAGGCGGGCTCGGCGACGTTCGACCGGGCCTTCTGCGACGTCTGCACCACGCACGAGTGCGTCGAGAACTGCTACCACGAGGCGCTCGAGGTGAGCGGAAAGTGGATGACCGTGGACGACCTCATGGCGGTCTTCAAGAGGGACCGGCAGTTCTGGGGGAGCCGCGGCGGCGTGACCTTCAGCGGAGGCGAGCCGCTCCTGCAGCGGGAGTTCATCCTGGAGATGCTCCGGCGCTGCCGGGAGGCCCGCCTCCACACCTGCATCGAGACGACGGCAAGCGTCTCGCAGAACTACTTCTTCGAGGCGCTCGAGCACGTGGACTGGGTGTTCGTCGACATCAAGCAGATGGACCCGGCGAGGCACAAGGAGCTGACCGGAGTCTCGAACGACCTCGTCCTCGGCAACATCCGGGCCCTGGCCGCCTCGGACTGGCCGGGGTTCGTCGTCGTGAGGATCCCCGTCATCCCCGGCTGCAACGACTCCGAGGAGAACATCCGGGCGACGGCGAAGTTCGTGAAGGACGCCGGCCTCGAGGTCATCAACCTCCTGCCGTTCCACCGCCTGGGCGAGTCGAAGTACCGCCAGCTCGGCCAGAACTATGCCTTCGAGAACCACCCCGGCACGCCCGTCGAGGCCCTCGCCCCGCTCAAGGAGATCGTCGAGGCCGAGGGGCTGACCTGCTACACGGGCTGGAAGACCCCCTTCTGAGCGTCCCCGGCCGGAGCCTTTCGGACCAGGGAAGCCGAACCGGGATTGAGGAAACGAGGAATCCGATGACGATGCGAATCACCGCCCTGGCCTGCGCGGCGCTGATCCTCGCGCCCGGCGCCCGGGCCGAAGAAGCGAAGCCCGCGCCGAAGCCCGAGCCCCTGGAAGATCACCTGGGAGGTCGGCGCCGAGGAGCGCGTCCGGTCCGAGGCGCTGAACAACACCTTCGACGGCAGCGACGCCACCGAAGACCACCGCCTCTGGTACCGCTTCCGGACCCGCGCCTGGGCGAAGGCGACGATCGGGACGAAGGGAGAGGTCTTCGTCGGGCTCAACAACGAGAGCCGCAAGACGGTCCACCCCGACACGGAGTTCAAGTGGGACGAGGTCATCTTCGAGACGGCCTATGTCGACTGGAAGATCGACCCGTCGGTCTCCGTCCGCGTGGGGCGGCAGAACCTGATGAAGGGCGAGGGCTTCGTCCTTTTCGACGGGACTTCCGGAGACGGCTCGCGGACGGCGTACTTCAACGCCGCCGACGTGACGTTCGGCTGGAAGAAGTCGAAGGTCGAGCTCATCGGCATCTCCGACCCCGCGAAGGACTGGTATCTCCCGGTCATCAACAACAAGGACAAGCTCCTCCAGGAGTGGGACGAGGCGGCCGTCGGCCTCTACTACACGGGTCGCGACCTCCCGAAGACGGCGATCGACGGGTATCTGTTCTGGAAGAGCGAGAAGGACGACCGCCGCGCGCCGACGCACGCGCAGTTCCAGCCCGACCGGCAGCTCGGCATCCTCGGCGGGCGCGCCGTCCAGCAGCTTCCCGAGGGGTTCTCCCTGACTGCGGAAGCGGCCTTCGAGGCCGGGAGCGAGAAGCCGAAGCCGGGAACCGCGGGCGGGAACAAGGACATCTCGGCCTGGGGCGGCTACGCCTACGCGAAGAAGACCTTCCCGGTGTCGTGGAAACCGTCGATCCAGGTCGGGTGGGTCGGGATGTCGGGCGACGACCCGGGGACCTCCAAGGTGGAAGGGTGGGACCCGCTCTTCTCGCGCTGGCCGAAGTGGAGCGAGCTCTACATCTACAGCCAGGTCCCGGAAAAGGGCGTCGCCTACTGGACGAACCTCTCCATGTGGCAGGCCGAGGTCCTCGCGAGCCCGGCGAAGTTCCTGGGCCTCCGGGGGACGTACTACTACATGAACGCCCTCGAGAACTTCAACGGGAGCCCGAAGGTCTTCGGCAAGGGAAAGAAGCGGGGCGAGATGCTCCAGGCCCGGGCCGACGTCACCTTCTCGAAGGCGCTCAAGGGCCACGTCCTCTACGAGTACCTGAAGCCCGGCGACTTCTACATCGGGCGCGACTCGGCCTACTTCCTCAGGTTCGAGCTCATCTACAGCTTCAAGAAGATCTTCTGCGAATCACCTGGTGATGGCCGTGCCCGGCCCCGCGGCGCCCCCCGGCTTTCCGCCGTCCCCCGCGCCCGGGCACGGTCGTCCCTTTCCCGATGCTCCCTATAATGCCGGCAGGAGGGCCGCCGCCGCGGCGCCCGACCCCCTGAGAACGGTTCGATACGCCCCCGCTGAATTCCCGCCCCTCTCCCCGGGAAGCACCGTGGCTGGAGCTCTCGCCCAGGCGCTCCGCCAGGGGCGTTCGCTGATTCCGGCCGTCGACGGGGAAGGGCGGGTCACCGGCGTCTTCGACCTTCCCGGGTTCCTCGCCCGACTCTCCCCGAGGGGCCGTGCCGACCTCGACGGCTCCGTCTCGCCGGTCCTCGAGAAGGCGCCCGCCGTCGTGGCGCCCGGCCACGAGGACACCTGGGCCCGCGACGGGATTTCGGAAAGTGCGGTCGTCGTCGACGAGGGCGGCCGATACGTCGGGATCCTCTTCCGGGACGAAGAGGCCGCGCCGCCTTCCCGCCGCGACCGCGTGGACGCGTGGCTTCCGCCAGCTCGCCGAGGGGGTCCTGGCGGAAACGTCTCCTACATGGTCGCGGTGGCGGACGTGGACGGCCGTGTCCTTCTCGCCAGCAACGAGATGAGGAGCTTCTTCGGAAACGCGCTGAAGGGGGACGCCCCCGTCCTTCGCCGCCTCTTTCCGCCCCGGACGCTCGGCCCCTCCGCGACCTCCGGGCGGCAGGCGCCCCGCATCCACCAGCACCGGGACCGGCTCCTCCTCGTCTTCGGCTTTCCCGCTCGTCGTCGAAGGCGCCCTGCGGTACGTCACGCTCGCCATCCACGACGTCTCGGCGCTCGTGGGCGAGCAGCTCGCGCAGGCGCACGAAGACCTCGAGGGGCTCCGGAGGGTCCTCGACGTCACGGTGGACGGCCTGATGGTCGTGAACCGGGACGGCGTGATCACGATGGTCAACCGGAGCTTCGAGGAGATCCACGGTGTGCCGGCCGAGCGCGTCGTGGGCCGCCACGTGACCGAGGTGATCGAGAACACCCGGATGCACATCGTGGCGCAGACCGGCATCGCCGAGCTGGGCGAGCTCCAGAAGATCGGCAACACGCGCGTCGTCGTCTCGCGCATTCCCCTCTACCGCGACGGGAAGTGCGTCGGGGCGGCGGGGAAGATCGACTTCCAGGACCTTTCCCAGGTGAACCGGCTCGCGCACAAGGTCGAGCACCTCCAGAAGGAGCTCGAGGCGCTCCGGAAGCGGAAGGGAGCCGTCGCCCCCGACGTGAGGTTCTCCTTCACCGACGTCGTCGCCCTCGCGCCGGCGAGCCGCGAGGCCAAGGAGACGGCGGTCCGGGCGGCGCCGCAGGACTCGACGGTCCTGCTCCTCGGCGAGAGCGGCGTCGGAAAGGAGGTCTTCGCCCACGCGATCCACGCCTTCTCGACGCGGGCCTCCCGGCCCTTCGTGAGGGTGAACTGCTCGGCGATCCAGGAGACGCTCTTCGAGTCGGAGCTCTTCGGCTACGAGGACGGGGCTTTCACGGGGGCGCGCAAGGGGGGCAAGCAGGGGAAGTTCGAGATGGCCGACGGCGGCACGATCTTCCTCGACGAGATCGGCGACATGCCGCTCGCGGTCCAGGCCAAGCTCCTGCGCGTCCTGCAGGAGAAGGAGATCGAGAAGGTCGGCTCCGAGGAGGTCCTGAAGGTCGACGTCCGCGTCATCGCCGCCACGAACCAGGACCTCACGAAGCAGGCCGACGAGGGGCGCTTCCGCAGGGACCTCTACTACCGCCTCTCGGTCATTCCGATCCGGATTCCGGCACTTCGCGATCGCCGGGAGGACATCCCCGAGCTGCTCCGGATCTTCTGGGAGGACCTGAAGAAGAGGCACGGCATCTACCACCGCTCGCTCTCACCGGAGGCGCAGAAGCTCCTCAGGCGCTACGAGTGGCCGGGCAACATCCGCGAGCTGCACAACGTCCTCGAGCGGGCGCTGACGATCGTCGTCGAGCCGGTCGTCAGCGACGAGCAGGTCCGGATGATCATGGCGGGCGCCCGCGAGACTCACGACGACTTCTGCCTCTCGGAGGACTGCGGGCTCGCCGAGCTCGTCGAGCAGACGGAGCGCCGCGCCCTCGGCTTCGCCCTGGCGCGGACGAACAACAACCGGCTCCAGGCGGCGAAGCTCCTCGGCATCTCCCGCGCGCTCCTCTACAAGAAGCTGCACGCGTACGGGATCGTGCGTGGAGCGCCCCTCCTCCCGCCAGGGACGGCGGCGCGTGACGAGGTGACCGATGCCGAAGTGGCTCTGCGACACCTGCAGCTACATGGTCGAGACCGAGGGGAAGACTCCTCCTCCCGAAGACGGGATGAAGCCGACCCCCTGGGATCTCCCGGAGAGCTGGACCTGCCCCATCTGCGGGAGCGCGCGCGACGCGCTCAGCCCTCTCGACCCGGCCGAGCTCCTGACCCGGGCGGCCTGCAACCGGTACAAGTGAAGAGGTGAGCGCTCCCGGGACCGTCCGCGAGCCCGCGGTCCCTCCGGGGGGGCGGCGGCCGCAGCGCGTCCTGAAGGTCGTCCTCGGCCTCGACTGCACGGGGAGCTGCTCGTACTGCGCGCTGAAGAAGTCGCACGGCTTCCCGAGGACGCGGCTGGCGCGCCTCGACCCGCGCGTCGCCGAGGAGAAGATCCGCGAGGCGGCCGGGAGGTACGACATCTCGGGGCTCGAGGTGGGGGCCGGGGAGACGTTCGACCAGCCCGAGCTCTGGGAGTGGCTCCTCGCCCTGAACGCCAGGGAGCTGAACGTCCCGGTGATGGCCTTCACGGGGGGCCTCTCGAAGCAGACGCCCCGGGTCCTCGACGCGATCGCGGCCTCGTCCGCCCCGGTCCTCCTCCTCTTCTCCTACGACGGCCGCCGGTCCGAGCGGAACGCGGCGAACTGGCGGGAGGTCGAGGCGGCCTTCCGCGCGATGAAGGCGCGTCTCGCCGGCGCGCCGCACGTGACGCTCAAGGTGACGGCGTGCGTCACGCCCCGCGACGCGCACCGCCTGAAGGAGAACTTCCTCTCGCTCCTCGACCTCGAGCCGTCGCCCTTCGCCTTCCGGCCCCTGAAGCGTTCCTTCAACGAGGCCCAGCGGGAGGAGTTCGTGAGGCAGCTCGCCGCGTTCCTCGACGAGGCCTCGAACCGGGGCGTGAGGCTCCTGAGCGCGCCGGAAGCGGGGGAGTGGCACCTCGGCCTGAAGCGCGACTGGACGTGCCACCGGCTCGGAGTCAGCATCCTCCCCGACGGCCGCTTCACCGACTGCTACGTCGCCTGGTACTGCTCCGACTTCCCCACGTGGCGGACGCTCCCCTCGCTCGAGGGGCTCGACCGCTTCTTCACGGAGGCCGAGGCCCCTCCTCCTGCCGCCTGCGCCCGCTGCCTCGACGTGTTCGACCTCTGCAACCTCTGTCCCGCCGGGCTCGCGGACTTCCGGAGGTCGACGGGCGAGGCGTTCTACGACGGCGGTTTCTGCCGGATGGTGAACCGCGCCTCGCTCCTCCTTCTCGGGAAGGCTCTCGAGGAGCGGCCGGGGCTCGAGGCGGTCGTTCGCAGGGGGGGCGTCGAGACCCGGCTCCGACGCGAAGGGCGAGCGCTCGTCCTCACGGGGCCGAACGGGAACCCGCCGCTTTCCGTCGACCCCCGCGACGGGAATGCGATGCTCCCGGTCGCCTGACGGAAATGGAAAACGAGATGGACCACGCCGCCGTCCGCGCCGCGCTCGTCACGTGCGGCCGGAGGCTCGACGCCCTCGGCTTCGCGCCCGCGACCGACGGGAACATCTCGGCTCGCCTCGGCCCTCACGCGCTTCTGGTCACCCCGGCGGGGCGCGAGAAGGGCGGACTCTCGGCGGAAGACCTGCTGCTCGTCGACCCCGACGGACGGGTCGTCGAGAGAGC
The genomic region above belongs to Holophagales bacterium and contains:
- a CDS encoding MFS transporter; translated protein: MWGFAFAGAPMAQFVLAQVVKPKLGAAQKGLDEAVKAILPNADALQGKELATAIAGKLKEPGTLEIPAVRDALATLTAAWRGEMMVLGVIVFAALVLAVIVAKQSPDSYGMKPFGGMPAPAGGAAPAAEYDWGVGEAFSKYAIWAAILTFLTSMMAEFLIWTQVVSYWTQDVGFSLAKATQTYAVIGLIGIFSMPIMGKIADKVVAVMGNEVKGRKAMLMVGPGTGVLACLFLLGTKQSDVFAYVACFIFAVYWAIVPGGVVGYTGAIYGRKTLGKIWGLATMIVMGIGPFLGSFIGGWLKDVSGSYTYSIYYALGSFVLSIVLATTLPLKAEPKVRVPVGAAVAPGRAS
- the hpdB gene encoding 4-hydroxyphenylacetate decarboxylase large subunit: MPKKLKEVLADAGVSMENEAGGHAPKSLTDREVKKAPHPRVEKLRDVFMQTLSSANNEFPYWYTREYFLHDNEIPVVRRAMALKAAFSHTTPVIFPGELLVMHKAPFFRGSFPMPWLSEGFYMAKEDELYQDALKRGSTSVDEHSKFGQGGGNVVKSFGKVVSVAGKFGVRQEEIPALLKIARSWVGKSVDDLGHKYETMVPGYETKEAIMRNIVCMFDSGYTLPQGREVINYYYPLHLGFDGIIALAKEMKAKVAGRADGDGLTGMNRLYNYEAVIIATEGLQAWVRNYAKEARRLESIEKDAVQKAEYKGIAERLEWLEHNAPRTFIEAFQMIETMHLAVLNEDAISGMSPGRIAQVLFPWFDQDIKAGRITEDEVVELLELDRVVKTSIDCFASAGVVGGVLSGNTFNTVSCGGLQKNGNHACNRLEYLLLEAGMRNVMPQSTLAVLYDEKLPEDYLLLATECIKTGGGYPAFMNNQVGMEFLKHHYGPEGMDIEDARAWAIGGCLESSACTWKPITLNGTTYWIPGGAGQPTSVGVHFISMPKILELTLWDGVDQRTGERVFKAHGRKLETFDELFAQFKLYWQEAVHILDLTNNIQHDIWRKNNMAVINSYMKPDCLDKGHLINELGYRYNATYNVESAGTITMINSMAALKKIVYDDRKVSLDEYRTAMKDNFGFKTAKEVNSFSLADQEKREDGPGKWDKLHFMALQAPKYGNDDAYVDNILLEWENFFCKDCYNYESLNAKPLYACQISVSTHGAMGSATIATADGRLAGTTFADASLSAFPGTDRNGPYALLNSAAIWDHSMSQNSQLNIKIHPSAIQGDEGAKKLLDLTRAYMRKGGFHVQYNIVDSKVLKDAQKNPQNYRDLMVRVAGFTQYWVEIGKPVQDELIARTEYEGV
- a CDS encoding glycyl-radical enzyme activating protein translates to MANGDTRGLVFDVQGHSVHDGPGTRTTVFLAGCPLSCVWCCNPEGLFRKPVVVRREVKCKHCGRCVEACPHHAITVNEAGSATFDRAFCDVCTTHECVENCYHEALEVSGKWMTVDDLMAVFKRDRQFWGSRGGVTFSGGEPLLQREFILEMLRRCREARLHTCIETTASVSQNYFFEALEHVDWVFVDIKQMDPARHKELTGVSNDLVLGNIRALAASDWPGFVVVRIPVIPGCNDSEENIRATAKFVKDAGLEVINLLPFHRLGESKYRQLGQNYAFENHPGTPVEALAPLKEIVEAEGLTCYTGWKTPF
- the hpdC gene encoding 4-hydroxyphenylacetate decarboxylase small subunit; this translates as MEMLHHRDCRNFAAVDVAKGICHRTKNMVPADGDRCEECVATPKCKGCRNFTADAKIVEMGVCEASTATPKFFAYPDMVALTCEMFREQ
- a CDS encoding DUF4125 family protein, with amino-acid sequence MPAISLPERDTLVEEIVEREWDMMKAVVSDGRSLCQERPGTFRAMREMSHSVLSRDTLASYLGDLRNAFAEGRNLVTEKYARMEEKISPVSECPLIPRIVAIELEWMRELCADFPATFQASMAYFARYEACELETYSDSTLTLLYRDVLAARESGRNLVRERYENLFRRLGKGTIAEVEAGGRERAALEAGGAS
- a CDS encoding DUF4125 family protein, translated to MTLPPVPGPEALVEEIVQHEWEMMMEAIAGRPELCQERPGGYRTMREITLSALSPDTLRTYLGELRVARLAGRNLVGEKHSRMEEAAPAPPSNAFVPRIVAIETAWMAELTEGFPFTFRGALSDFARALACELGTLSDPTIMLLYRDTLAAREAGRNLARERYETLFRRLAKGTLEEVEAKERAKVPDAI